gtggcggtgggcggaggaagaaggtcgtctcacacctgacaattacattacaattatttaatacaaatgactcaatacaatcaagaaaagaccaaatacgtcctaagtcatgccgaaaatccggcagagtctcccctatacctaggacctacccaacctgcaaaatggctcaaaacacacttctatattcacaatccatatatccacaactcaatcacatcacacagcccctcctgggcccatcaaatcagtcatccatcacaatatgtaaaatttcaatttagtccttataattgatcatttttgcaaaaactacccaaacaagctctaaaaattctaaaactttgccctgcggtccttagcaatattactagcctattgcaaaaagaatcataattttctgagctaccacgaatattttatgaattttttaatcctatttaagcactagaaaattatgaaaaagtaaggttcgggtttacctttgccgattctgacttagggaatgcgctcgggatgtctgacaatgggggggtagccaaaacctcgatctaattcggagacttttcccagAACGGTCCTGTTCGCCGGAAATTCACTGCACTGGTCAATCATCaaatttctgcgaattgaggatacctacacgaaaccCACAACACGGGGAttagtacataaaattttcagaattttctaagctcatttaatactcggaaaaacactgcaaaATTCCGTGGGactcaccgaaaaacggtgtcggaaaattttgaaatttatatccctgcgaagctctcgacgagtggagcgctctggtactctcggttttctcgtgggattcacggtttgcgagaaatctagcccgaaagtcaaaatgggctaaaacttcctgggcaaaaattggacaaaccgctcgatggatttcggtgttcttggtgtctatggaaagctctcgacgagtagatgagtttagacacaatacccggtccgattggtggccggatcggccagattttggccgggaaggtgaACGGTCGCACGCGCGCTGTGCGTCGCTTCTggagccgttttccggcgttccagacGGCAACCGTCCGTGGGGGAGGGCTGAGGAggcgcgccggcgagctggggtggcaggggaggcggcagcgtggcaaggggaggagggaggagagagaaaagagagagagaaggggaggaggtcggacgcgcgcagggaagggaagaagaaaaagaaaatgccggtccgattcgaccgatctgatccggtccggttcgattcggcctgttcgattcaagatacaaaatttttgaatttttactcttccTCGAGACCGGAAATgaagtccaaaaattccgaaaaaattccagaaaactcagaaaaattcgtagattccaaatatatttttagttttgccacatggtctttaaattaatttttaaaaatcatcaaagtttatattttccaaaaatcgaacccgatttttaaaatccgaaaaatctcaaaaaaaaatcctaaaatttaaataaagttaaaataccaaaaatgctcatgaaataataaaatttaaaattttgggatgttacagctataattatcattcactgaagattagctcaaaccacgttttctctgtctgttatttaTTTCATATCAATAAAATTCTGCAGctaatccaaatattcagtccattttctgaagagagacaattttttatttgttctcatggtatgctcgaattcatgtttcctcgagctaataattagtttagtttattgaatagttaagtttttatttgaaatctgtacaGATTCCGCTGTTTATTTAtgagatatttatgatgtttattcagtattttgttatttgaattttgtttaatttttttgagattagtaagtgacaatatatttattcaagatactctgataaaacttacataatttaagaatatttaaattatgcgcCGATCACGGCTCACAATTTTGAGTCGTGACAGCTAGAATCTTTTTCCTTGTGATTCCAAATAGTCAACGCAGATAATGTTAAGTGTCCAAATCTATCACTATGTATTACAAAACTTTGATCAAGTACCACAAACAAAAAAAAGGGAATGTATTTTATAAATTAGGAAAATACAAATAATGGAACAGAAATTTATGAGAAGAGCCAAAACGAGTCATGACAAAGTTGGCTGTTGATCTTACTAAGTCTCAAAATTGCATTTGCCTAGGCTTGCTTTTACAAACATATATAATGAGCATCTCTATTCCTCGTTTTTCAAGTTGAATCCATGCCTGCACATCATATCCCTCCATTTATTGACAGGGCAAGGAAAAAGAATCACCTTGGAGATGACAAGATGGGTTAATCAGCAGTCATATGATTGATAGGCCCCAAAGCATCAGCTGTAAGAAAATACCCCACTTGGTAATTCATCTCAATCCTCCATTACCAATTCTAAGCAGGCTTACATCTCCACCACGGAGATCCAGCCTTGTAAATGTGCTTGCCATCATCCCATGAAATTTGACAGGCCTGAAGACCAATAGCAACGTTTGGTTCCTTTCCATGCTGTACAACCCACTCAGCAGTGGCCAATGATTGATCATCCTGACTCACGTATTGTTTTTTGTATTTTCCAAATGGATTAACTCCAGGATTTGCAATTTCTGCAATTGCAGCTGGCATGTACATCGAGTCACCCACTAATGGTGCACCGTAGGCAGCCAGTTGAGCTCGAATCTGCACCATATACTACAACTAGTTAATTGTGACATCGCCCTTATGGTACCAAAAGGTAAGTTGGAGATCATCCTTTATGTCCCACCATCTCATTTCTCACTTCAGACAGAATGTATGACAGCCAACAAGGCAGCAACCAATGCCAATTGCATATTAGTAATAACAGAATACCTTTATAGCAAGACCAGATAAAATGCAACCCACCCACCAACACTTTCAGGCTTTTCCAACCCAAcaaaatattttagttatttattgaaatggtCAATAAAAAAGTATTAATGAAACTGAAACCCTCCTTACTCAAATTGCATATCCTATATAGTTTTGAAACCTACAGTTCAGAAATTTTGCATATCCTCTGAAATTGTCTGTTTTTCACTACCAATGACAACTAAAAGAAGCACAATTTGAGGGCTTCACTCTTTAGGTTCTTTAACAGATTGACATGGCATGAAATAATTAGAACTGAATAAAGAAAATACATGTTTGCACACACAGCATTCAAAAATGAACATGACAAAGCAGAAAAACAGCACAAAGTTAtggcaagagaaagagaagaaaggCTAAATAACCTGATGTGTTCGACCAGTCAAAAGATTGATCTTGCACTCGTATGCATAATCTTTTGAGGGCCACCCACAGTCTTCAACAGAATATTTCTCTTCAGTTACAGCATCTGGCCAAGGAACCTTTTTGCATTCCAAGACCTCAAGTTGACACAAGTGCCATCCTTCTATAAATTCTGCATACAAAAACAGTTGAGTAAATTTGACACAAGAGAATAGCTAGAAAGATTTTTTGCCTAAACAAATGTAGTTGCAACATATTGAATGACAGTGCACCAGTAACATTACAAAAGGAGAACTGGCTGAAGCTGTTTACTACTTAGGAAATTGAGAAGCCTCAAGAAAGCCTATGATGAAACTTTCCTCTAGTTTCAATCACACAGACCCCACCATATAACATTATATTACAAATAAGAAGGGATAGAGGGGGAAAAAAGAAGAGGTTTTTTGGATAAGGTACAGTTGTGATGATAGTTAATGTACTTGGTAACATAAACTGAGTGAATGTCATACCAAATCATTCAGGATCAAAACTACTAAGATTATGCAGCTCCCCACTTCAATACCTACTACAACTATTCAAATGTCCAGACTGATTTTCTATTATCAATGCAATGCTTGATGGAGATCATTACCTTCTGATACAATTCTGGGAGCAATATTAACAGGACGCATGTAGTGGGTAATTACTCCAGTTGGCACAGGAGAAGCAGCAAGAGCAAGATAAAGCTTCTTCACCTTTTTATCCTGATGATGAGATAAAAAAATTAGATGAGGGACTTAGATGAACTTAAATCTACACAatatataaattcaatttaagcTGAATCGAATTATCAACATTCATATAGCACATTACTCCGAAGTTTTACCCTCAAAGATACTTAACCCAAGGTCCTATATGCTTGAATATGGCATCCCTACAAGTATGACCAACTAAATCAAATGTAAAACGAGATAAAGTATCATCAACATACTCTGATTTTTCCATGGAAAACTGAGCAGTACTCCCTTGTCCTAGCTAACACAACACTGCAAATCAAGTAAAGCCCATGGTTCAGTGCAGTCTCTCTAAATCAGAAAGACAAAGATAACAATAATGACAAAATTCTACAAGAATCCATACCAGCCCTCTGTGCAATTATCAATCTGATGGGTAGTCTTCAAAGGAGTTGTTAATCCCAAAGCACGAGTGGCAAAGGTTGCACAACTTTCTTCTATATTATCTGTAGTTCCACCCACCTGAGTGAAGTTGAAACTTACATATCTTGTGTGCAATAATAACAAGGGTTGTCAAAAGGCATATTTAGAAGGGGCAAAATTGTCAAGAGTGTCCAAATTCAAAAAAAGTGCACCTACAACAGCTCCAAAGTTTTCTAACTGATATTGTCTAACATACAGCATTCTTAGTTTCTTTAGGATAAAGATAGAACCTCCTGGTTGATTTTGGGATAAATATATCTGTTTAATGCACAGGCCTAGGGTATTTAGTTATTTTCTATTTGCCACTGGCAGCTGCTTGATAAAGCTAAGGCCTTGAGTTTACGTTACTGGGTCTAGTTAGCAGCTAAGATCAATTAAATTGGACAATGAGCAGTCCTAACTTCTATTACAGTTGAAAATCAGGTAAAATTTGTCTGCAAACATATTTTCTACTTTGCACCAAGAAGCTGGTTGATAAAACTAAGGCCTGTGTTTACTTTAATGGGTTTCATTATTagcttaaataaattaaatttgatgCTGACagcaatccaaataaacaaaattaagaaaataatggaTCAATTACATACTGATGTACCAGCAGGTTTATCCAAAACAACATAAGATTCCGTCACAGCTATAATTCTTGATTTCCAATCAATGTCATAGCACCTGAACAAAATTCAACTCTCAACAACTGCCATGCCAACCAAAAATGATAGTAAACATCCACCTAGCTATATTTTACCTTGGGAAGCGCTTTGGATGTACATGAACACGCAAATAAGTTCCAGCTTCAAGAAACTGTTCAACATGAGTTATCCGAAAAGTTTTTTGTGCTTCTCGTACAGTTTTTCCTTTGATGGAAGATCTCTTCTTCAGAACTGACGGTGCTGTAAATTCTTCAAATAACCTAACCTGCTCTGGAGTTGCTGTTGGAGGTGGCTGTGGGCACACAAGGGCATAATGTACAGCGCCAAAATGAATGAGGTCTGCAACAAACCTTCAAAGAATGAAAATTCCTATATATCACTCTGTCCTTATTAGTAATTGAATTCATAGTGCAAAACTGAGAATTGTATGTCACACCATCAATTAAAGCAAGTTAGAAGAAAAGAAAGCAATACTTACAGATGAGGAAGATCCAGAGCTTTGCAGATATAGTCTAGTACAGGCCCCTCCTGTAAAACAACCAAGTGTTCGACTCTTGGTGGTCTATTTTGTGAGGGACATGGAAGCAATCGATCATAATCTAGGTATCTGAAACAAAACTAAGTTTCAACATATGTAATCCACCAAAGTTGACAATATAAAATGTAAAGATGAAACAGAACACCACTTCCACCAGCAATTTAAATTATAACAAATACATCCAATCTTCCAGAGTGCTAAAACATTAACATTGTAATACActgtattgaaaaaaaaaaaaagcaaaaaggggtaaaaaaaattacataatacCAACACACAAAAGTAATAAAAGAATTCAAACTCACACTCACACTCACATAGAACTCAATGATCAAAGAATTAGTACACCAGATAAAATTCAAAACTTCATTCATCCTTCTATTTCTCTACAGTCATCTTAACATAAGCTTTCAAGACAAATACCAATAAAATGTACGCAACAAAAACATGAAATTTGAACTACCCATTAACAGAAGAACTGGTAGTTGTGCAAGTAACTTCTGCTCTCGAGGATCCACAGCCGAACGTTCTCTTATGTGAACTCAAAGAAAACCAAGCTAAAGAATTGTTGTTCTGGTGCTTATTGACAAAACAAACATGGGTGGATGCTAAAGTGCGCAGGACGGTAACTGGCGGACCCAAACTCCGGCGGCCACCAGCGAAGATTGAAGCTAAACTCAAGGAACTCATCTGCAGCTCTTCACACTCGCACCAGCACGATGGTAGAGGGCTCCTAGCTGGTAAGGACAAATGGTGTCGTTGGAGATAGAGTGGGTTGGGCTTGTACATGGCAACAGGGCTCTTAGATGGGTTTCCCTAAGGATTTTCTCCTTAATTGGGCTTGTGACAGCTGAATTGGATTCTGTAAAGCCCAATATAAACAGAAATCAATTCTTGAGTTGCTTTGCTCTCCAGTGGTGAACCAAAATGGACTGATTCTTGGGAGTAGTTTTGATCTTTTTTCTCGTTCATGAGAAAGCATGAAGTTGAGCTCTAGCTAACAGTTAAAATCACCAGGTATGGGAACTGAATGGTGAATtctttcttcacaaaaaaattcTCAGAACTAGTTTATCatagatttaaaatataatatatctaTAAAATCTACATATAAAATAAGtaagatttatatatttatattttaaatttataataaattaaattgaggTAAATTTTTTTcgacttaattttaattattatttctcaaTTTTAAAGATTTATTTCAATACtgttactcaaattttaatttaataccaCTCAAAATCTCTTTAACTAGATTTTGTTGGATACACATATAGAAATTGATCTGTACATGCATAAATAGATTaaacatgataaaaaaaaattcaatatttatatatccaaagataaagaaaaaattaaataaaatgaaaaagtcaTTACTAATGCTCTAACCACCGTTAAGAGATATTATTTTCTCCACGTGACAGAGagataaatatttttaatcatatttaatttatttaaacataTCCAAATTAGATTCTGATCGAAGTATTAAATAGAATACAATTAAAGGAATTTAAAAAATCTGAGTTGCATTAAGATGCATAAACTATTTTATAtgcttaattaattagaaataaaaaaaaatcgtaATTTTTAGTGAGACTCACTATATTTTATAgtagaatttattattattttaatgacATAATATCAGTCGGAAGCAAGAAATTCTCAtttttatatattgaaattaaaGGAGGATGATAAAATATTTTCAAAGTTTGAGGGACGTGGATGAAAtcaagcctttttttttttttttttttttatcctttgaTCGCATCTCGTGCTGGAGAAAGTAGCTGCCAGCTTTGCTTGTGCACCGCCTAGCTAAAAATGCCACTTGAGTTGGGGCCTGCACTTGCCGCCTTTCGTGCCAAGTGCAACAGAGAAATAAATGCCGTAGTAAGGTATATTTATGGCTACAACAACCAAAACGGTGAAGATTCGAAAAGTATAGCCTTGATGTTACATCATGTATATCACATCATGCCACCATCGTGCAGCCACTTAATATAATCCTTCAAAGCTTGGAACTTGCATCGCATTCTCACCAAATCACGTAATAAACTGCCCTGATTGTCTAAACTTCTTCTAGACACAAGTTCAAGAATTTCCATCCAATAATTCATGAAATGCTCAATTACAGCACTATGTCGATAGGACATTAAAGTGCCCTGTttctcttgattttttttttttcaatagatAAATATATACACAGCACTtagatataaaatttaatattttaataaaatcataataattttatcaaaattctTCATCTCATATAAGCATTATGTATGCACATTTTATATCTAATGTGAGATGTCAAAAGATTAATTTATGAATATATCAAACTCACTGACATACCCCAATCAAAATCACACGAGAATATATTAGGCTCGCTCCTTTagatctctttttttttattaataaataatacacATAcacaatatttaaaaataaaatttaatattttaataaaattataataattttatcatgACTCTACGTCCCATGTAATCACTATCCACCCCTATTTCTCTTGCATCAACGGAAAATAGACAATGAGTCATAAATGGCCAAATGGGTATAGTTAATAAGAGTTGTCAGGTGTGTGGACTATGGTTGGTTGTTCATTGTTGTGCCTATATTAAAGACCTCTGCCATTTATGCACTGCGCAAGGGTGTCGGTGAGATTCGGCGTACAGTAAATGCTGCTGAATTTATAGTGGTCAAGAAACAAACACAAATAAGGTGAAAAAATACAACTTTAATCCTCTggaaattacaaataatttaagacTAAATTGatgtttaataattttattgtttttccttttcaTAACATCACCGATTTCCTTTCTGAACTAAGCAGCATATCTCACGTCAATAATTAAACAATCTGTTCTTATTGCATACAATAATCTTCAACTTCAATTCAAAAGCCcactaaataaaaaatacaatcaAACCCAACTGTAATCTgttcatttttttctttcatcTGGGTAATATGACTGCTTTGAGAGGATTCTTCATAACCACAGTGAAGGCAAAAGTCTCTGTGGGATCAGGAAGGCCATTGGGGTTGGGTAGCCACTTGAAAGCTTGGACCATCCTGGCAAGCATTAGGTTTACATGTAACATACCAAGAGTAAGCCCTGGGCAAGTCCTCCGCCCTGCCCCAAACGGCAACATCTTCACCGTGCCCTTAGTTCCTGTCAGGTCCACTCCAACTCCATCCCCTTCCAAGAACCTTTCGGGTCTGAACACACCTGGATCTTTCCATAAATTCGGATCCTCTGTCATCCACTCAATGTAAAACTCTACATTCGCGTTGGTCGGAATCTCGTAGCCACCAAGCTTAGTCTCCTCCGTGGCCGCGTGTGACAATGTGAAGTGGGCTGGAGAATGTATCCGTAAAGTTTCCTTAACCACAGCATTAAGATATGGCATTTTCTCTACATGGTCTTCAGTGATTAGCCCATTTTTTCCCACAGTTGATACAATTTCCCTGTAAAGCTGTTCTTGAATTTCTTGATTTAGAACTAATTCAAGAAAAGCCCATTGAAGCACACTCGTACTAGTGTCAATACCAGCAACAAACACCTCTGAGCAAAGTGTCACGAGTTCTTCTTCTCCCAGAAGGCCGCGCCCCGGGGCCTTAAGCTCAAAAAGAGAGTCCACATAGGCTGCGCCAACTGGACTCACCATCAGTGAGCCTGGGTTTTCACCTTTCTCTACATAAGCTCTCCTGTTTCTTATCAGAGGAACCAAGCATTCTATCTGTGTCTTCCTCAGCTCTTTCGCTCTTTTCATTTGCCTGCGAAACAATGGAGTGAGAACTGGCAAGAAATCGGGAAGCTGTGGCGAGGTTATAAGCATAACCTCCTTTGTGACACTATCAATATCCTTAATCCATTCTTCTGGGATTTTGGCACCGAAGCATATGCATACTAGAATGCTGCAAACAGTGAACCTACAGATGTCCATAACATCTACACAACCATTTTCAAAGGCCTCATTTTGGAGCCTCTTCATGTGATTCTCCATAGCCCATTCTCGTATCCAGCTGCATTGCTTGATTCTAACCGGGCTTATCAACTCTGTAACAAAGTTCCGGCGAAGGGTTCTCCAGAGAGGCCCATATTCTGCTGAATTGACTGCACATTTCCCTACACTAAACACCAGCCGGATCGGCGAGTCTAGTGGCCTGCTGGCGAAGACAGAGCCTTTCTGGATCAAGGCCTCATGGATGAGTTCGGGGCTGGTGACTATAACCAAAGTACGTTGACCCATTTGCATGGTGAAGATTGGACCATACTTTGCACGTAAATCACGTATCAAAAAAATGAAGTGACGGCGCTGGAGGATAACCTGGAACAAGTTGCCCACAAACGGCCACCCCGGCGGTCCTGGTGGAAGGTTATTGGACTTGCACTTGCCGGGGGTGACAGAATATCGCCACCACAGGACAAGAAAGACTAAGGAGAAACAGAGAATGAAGAGATCTATCAACTCCATAGTTGAGGAGGTCAGGTAGCGTTGTGACTTGATGATGCCGATAGAAAGATTGTTGGCTTTATACAGCGGATCAAGAGGGTAAGCATTGAGTAAATGACCTCTGGCGGCGTACCCGCCACCGAAACCCGATACTATAAATGcacagaaaataaataaattttatatttactcTCAACGGAATTTTTTTCGTTTACAATAATTGAATACTTCAACAGATACATAGAGTTTTTATCTAATcccattaattaaataaaaaaattaatatcatttaaatcaaattttaatatgaaatttgaTAATATGTATGAAAAAtagccttttttttcttttcataaaaataaattatactaTAAATTAAAAGTCTCGAATTCAAAATCTTTAAAATCTTTTCACTCGTTATActttaaaaataaagtaaaatcaaACAAGTtactttaattcaaaaattattaaattcattCATTTATTATCAAAGTTGTAACCCTAAAAAAATTTATGAACGAATTAATAGGGTAATTAAACTGTAGAATCAATGTCATATTCACTCATTCATATTTGAGAGAGAGCCAAATATCTAATTTAATTAGGTATCATAAGAAATTAGAAATGAAGTGTGCTAGCCAACTAAATAATAATGGGAAATGGAAAATGCTACTAAAGTTAGTTGGCTATGTAGCTAACACATGTTTTGTTTATttattaagagagagagagaggaagagagagaactCTGTATATTCAATTTTTTATACTAAAAAACTATATGAACCCATTATGATTAAATTCTTTCAAGTTTTTttcaaatataaataatatttattaatttatcctcatataacatatattaaaaattaaaatttattagtaataaaaataatttaataatatgaatcatttaatttttaataaaataatatgagtaaaaaatatattaaaaataattaaaccaaaatattattttaactatattaattataatttcttaaattatgtgaaaatatagaaatagataatatatttttataaaatggaTGGAGTATTATTTTTCACAATCtacattaaatatataaaattaaattattttcaattaattgcTTTATTGATTTATAGTTAGGTTAATTcaagaaaataagaaatttagcttaatttttttttatttttagtttaaaacaagAAATTTAGTTTaggttaaattaaaaattttgaattaatttaaaaaaatgaaaaatagtcTGATTTGAACATTGCAAAACCACATCAATAAACAAGTTTTACCTATCAAAGATTGGCAATTGCACCTAAATTTTAAGCCTGTCACTATTCACACAGATTTAAGCTACGCCCAAATCGAATCCAAAATTCAATTTTTAGGTACGTTAAATCttatgtaatattaatttttaatttgataaattaataatTCTTTGAATAAATTAAACCTTTTATTTAAATTACCACTATCAactattttttatttcaaaatttaaattattattaaataatttataaaaatacaaaaTGAAAATTCTTACAAAGAAAAATGTTAATAATAAACTTTTATATCGAGTTATGCATTATTCACTTATTATTTCATATATAATTATACATTAatactaataaatatttaattatttacgagcaaataatttttaaaataatcctttaaaatttttcttttagaaaaacattaaatcaatgaaaatttaaatattaaaataaatattacatagTTATTAATTACACATTGGTCATATAAAATTAAGAACTTAGACACCAACtatatttaaaattgaattaaaataatttttttataaaagatTTACTTAAGAGTATTTTTGactctttataaattatttattgaatTGTTTGTGGTCTTAATAAATTAGATAGTGTAAATAGATAgtcctttttaatttatttaatttcaattgaaaTATTCAACTCCATTAGAGCTCATTATGAACTTCCAGAAAATTAATATTGAGTGATTAATTGGCTAATAATGATGTAGGTGCCTTAATTTCTTACTATTTGAACCGAAATTTCTAGAATGGTATAAATTTCTAGAAGAAAATTAATGAGAATCTAGAATGAGGACTTTAATGGAGTGCATCACAAATATGTCATCAGTGGACTGAAAAATAAGTCAAGCCTCGGTTTTGAATTCAAATACACTGGTTTGATAATTAAGTCTTTGGAGATTTCACATTGTTTTTGTCGAGAGAATGTGTATAGTATATATAATTTAGTATACAGAAACTCAAAAATAAAGCACCGCTCATATCGGTTTATGACTTCTCTTTATCATTGTCTAACCACTGTGTGCTGATCCCTAGTCGGTATCTAATCAAAGTTAATAACACTGAAGAATTATAGCACAGTAATTGCATATCCATAGATTGTCAGATACCTTAATGGTGTAAGCTATTTGATTCCGAAACAATTTTGGGCTTTTCAAATCTAGCATATACATGATCTTGCTGTTACAGAACATTGAAGGGGAAGAAGATATCAGATGATGAAGAGGGTTGTGTTAAAAAACTTGTAGAAATTATTTTGTTGAATGAGAATTTCCATGGCAGTTTCGTAGCCTCTAATTAGAGCTGTTATCAGCATTTAATGGCCAAGCCAGATGGTCTTTATAGCACCGATATTGCAGAGAACAACACAGTAAAGGTAGCAGAAATGTCACCATCATCAACCCACAATTATTGTTGTTCATTTTAGTGATAGCTTAAGACTATCAATCAAAACCAATTCTGACTGTTTAGCTCCTATTATCAGCATCAACCTCACTTAAAAAGGTGCTTGAAAATGTTAAAAAAACATCTATATCTATATATACATCTGTATTAAGGCCGAcacaaagaaaaaataacaagAGCCTCCATcaaagtaatttttatttttatttttct
The sequence above is a segment of the Hevea brasiliensis isolate MT/VB/25A 57/8 chromosome 11, ASM3005281v1, whole genome shotgun sequence genome. Coding sequences within it:
- the LOC110633215 gene encoding RNA pseudouridine synthase 6, chloroplastic, producing MYKPNPLYLQRHHLSLPARSPLPSCWCECEELQMSSLSLASIFAGGRRSLGPPVTVLRTLASTHVCFVNKHQNNNSLAWFSLSSHKRTFGCGSSRAEVTCTTTSSSVNGYLDYDRLLPCPSQNRPPRVEHLVVLQEGPVLDYICKALDLPHLFVADLIHFGAVHYALVCPQPPPTATPEQVRLFEEFTAPSVLKKRSSIKGKTVREAQKTFRITHVEQFLEAGTYLRVHVHPKRFPRCYDIDWKSRIIAVTESYVVLDKPAGTSVGGTTDNIEESCATFATRALGLTTPLKTTHQIDNCTEGCVVLARTREYCSVFHGKIRDKKVKKLYLALAASPVPTGVITHYMRPVNIAPRIVSEEFIEGWHLCQLEVLECKKVPWPDAVTEEKYSVEDCGWPSKDYAYECKINLLTGRTHQIRAQLAAYGAPLVGDSMYMPAAIAEIANPGVNPFGKYKKQYVSQDDQSLATAEWVVQHGKEPNVAIGLQACQISWDDGKHIYKAGSPWWRCKPA
- the LOC110633225 gene encoding cytochrome P450 77A1, coding for MELIDLFILCFSLVFLVLWWRYSVTPGKCKSNNLPPGPPGWPFVGNLFQVILQRRHFIFLIRDLRAKYGPIFTMQMGQRTLVIVTSPELIHEALIQKGSVFASRPLDSPIRLVFSVGKCAVNSAEYGPLWRTLRRNFVTELISPVRIKQCSWIREWAMENHMKRLQNEAFENGCVDVMDICRFTVCSILVCICFGAKIPEEWIKDIDSVTKEVMLITSPQLPDFLPVLTPLFRRQMKRAKELRKTQIECLVPLIRNRRAYVEKGENPGSLMVSPVGAAYVDSLFELKAPGRGLLGEEELVTLCSEVFVAGIDTSTSVLQWAFLELVLNQEIQEQLYREIVSTVGKNGLITEDHVEKMPYLNAVVKETLRIHSPAHFTLSHAATEETKLGGYEIPTNANVEFYIEWMTEDPNLWKDPGVFRPERFLEGDGVGVDLTGTKGTVKMLPFGAGRRTCPGLTLGMLHVNLMLARMVQAFKWLPNPNGLPDPTETFAFTVVMKNPLKAVILPR